ACAAATTCCacatttaaaaagaaagtaTACTTATAGATATCCTTTGAGCAATTGAtagtgtacttttttttttttttaaaaaaaaagggtatataacataaattctttatttagaTTAATTAAAGGGCAGTGATGTGCACATATCATTTTGGTTCATGCAAGGGAAGGATCGTATCCTAAGGGCTTAGGGTGTTATGTAGacaatttattactttttatgtctcaatttatgtaattcattttttttagtgaGTCTCAAATAGAttgacacatttatatatttagtaactttttaattttaaaatgtcctatttacccttaatgaaataatttttactcATACAAATATCTATCacacttattttagaccacaagtttcaatttttttttctttcttaaacactGTGTCATGAAGTTAAACTTCATCATATAAAGTGGGACGGAGGAAATATAATGCAAGGGTTAGTGCTTGCTTGCTCGATTCCATTATCTATAAATCACACATAGATTAGTAAAGGGTAGCTCGATACACAAATCATCATGCGTTCATGTAGAGTTCGAAAAAGGGTTGCACCAAAAATAATGTAATGTAGATAGCTTACGTAAGTATTAATGATTACTTCCACAACTCAAATTcgtaatctatatatatatatgtatgccCATTCTCTAAGTTGTCATCACCAATGTCATCTTTTTCTTACTATTCCTTAAATgacaaaaaaacatattattgtGACCGGAGTTGACAAAAAAGGCTTAGCTGTAAAAAGTAAAGTAGTTGGTCCATATAAAggtgtaattattttttgttttgtccaTAGGTTTACCTTTCTTTGTCCTATTAGTAGAAATTTATACATGAGATCAAGTCCGTgactttcttttgtttttttttcctcataaCGTTATTGTGCTTTATATATAGGGAAGCGGAGATTTAGagaaggcataatacataaacgtgtAATTTAACTTGGTCTCAAGTGATGTTTATGATCTTTAATTATGGGTGtatataaatagatatttaaatttgtataaaattgaataataacCATATTTGTTCTACGTGacgtcctacatgacaattttatgTCTAATGTGGCGGTCTACGTGTATTATATCACGTAGGacgtgtgtgtctacttgttcaattttatacaagtttaagtgtgcCTAGTTGTGCACACACCAAAAGTTGGAGGGTATAGATGCCGTTGAATCCAAGTAAAATGGCatatttatgttattatgtCTTTAGGGAATGGTAAAAATGTCTTCGTGTAATCTATATGTCATAGGTTCAAGCTGTGAAATCAATTATATATTGATGTTGTATTAAGTAGGTTGCCTACATCAGATCTTGACCATCCTTAATGAAATTTCTGACTTCGACAATTTATAACTCTGCTTGAACATGGCTTATGTGCGGTCTTTCCCCGGACCCTGCTTGAACATTTCTTATGTACCCTACTTGAACATGACTTATATGCGGCCTTTCCCTGAACCCTGCGTTGGTTACTAAAATTGCTATTAAATAATAGTGTTGTTTGATATGCAGCTCAAGGATTAGGTTTGCCATTTTTGAGTCCATATTTGCAATCAATTGGATCTGATTTCAGACATGGTGCAAACTTTGCAACATCAGCATCCACAGTGCTCATGCCACAAACATCATTGTTTGTATCAGGTGTTAGCCCTTTTTACCTAGGAATTCAACTCCAACAGTTCAAGCTATTTAAGGCTAAAATTGATGAATTTCAGAGtaaaggtaaaataaataatttactactttattagtattccatttttaaaaatattcatattttttttcataatctttatattattttttcttaattttcaggTAACACTAATCTGCCTCCCTCAGACATATTTGGGAAATCTCTTTATACATTCTATATAGGTCAGAATGACTTCACTGGTGATTTGGGAAGTAAAGGAATAGGTGGAGTGAAGGAGTACTTACCTCAAGTAGTTTCCCAAATTGTTAGCACAATCAAGGTAATAATAACATTAGAATTAATATACGTTTTGTCTCAGTTTGTCTGACGTAGTTTGGTTCTGTACTGAGTTTTAGAAAGcaaaaagaaacttttgaagtttgtggtttttaaacatgtcataatATTTGTGTGTCAATAACAACTttttattaagggtaaaatgaaagaaaaaaaagtaaagttaaTTAGTTTCAATATAGAAATTGTTGAGTTCCCTACATCGCTTGTGGATAGGAGACTTCTTATATGGTCTTGGGCAATGCTCATCTCATGATCTACCTTTTGAATTGAGGCTTACTCAGAGTTCACGGTATCAAACCCTAACCAACTCAAATTGTGGTTTACCCGATGTTTGACCCCCATATTATATTATCCACGCTTCAACTGGATCATGCCTAAGCATGTTGGAGCTATTGAGTTTCTTACATCGATTATGAATTGGGAACTTGGTTACCTCATGATCTAGATTTCGAGGTTAAATTTGACTATTGATTTTTCATCAGGAAATCTATGGATTAGGAGGAAGAACATTTTTGGTACTTAACCTTGCACCAATTGGATGTTACCCAGCATTTTTGGTGAAGCTCCCTCATGAAAGTTCTGATATTGATGAGTGTGGATGCTTGATATCATACAACAATGCAGTTGTGGACTATAACAATATGCTTAAAGATGCATTGGCACAAACAAGAAAAGATCTTTCAGATGCAAATGTTATTTATGTGGACACTCATGCTGTCCTCTTGGAGCTTTTCCAACACCCCACTTCTCATGGTACGTACTCCAATTGAGCACCTAAACATATGATCAAATGTTCTTATTAGACACTTCTGACACAAACTATTGAAAAAGATTGTGTGTTTATAAGCGTCCATTACACGTAGACAAGTTGACCATTTAAAATAAGACGACTCCTTTAATTATACACATGAGGTTTTATGGCTTATGAAACTAAGGTGTAAAATTAAAGGAggtgaaattttttaaatggtttaacTTGTCTACGTATAATGAGCACTTAAGAACATAGACAAAAAGTTTCTCCAAAATTAGAGACTGAAGTATCTAATAGGAATACTttatcatgcatgtgttcaggTGTGGAATCAAACCAAAGTATAATTCGAGTATCTTAAATGAGGTTTACTAACAAGTTGAAGGGGCTATCGATGTATTCCGCCTAAATTTGTTGACCAACTTCTAATGATGTCTCTGTTTGTAGGGTTAAAATATGGAAACAAAGCATGTTGTGGACAAGGAGGTGGTTCTTACAACTTTAACCAGGAAGTATACTGTGGAAATACCAAAGAGGTAAATGGACAAACATTGTCAGCCACAGCCTGTGAGGATCCATACAATTATGTTAGCTGGGATGGGGTACATGCCACTGAAGCAGCAAACAAAATTACAGCAAATATCATTCTCAATGATGGTTCTATTTTTGATCCTCCATTTTCACTACATAAATTCTGTGATATTCAGCCTGTAGGTTGATACATCATCCACAAGTTGTTACTAGGAGgaacaaataaataaaggtCACGTGTTTAATTAAAATTGACGTTGATAAATGGATACATTATGCTGTATGTGCTAAGAACAATGGATCAACAGAAACATTCTTTAACACAAACAAGCCAACATCCAGAGAGTTTGAACCCACATTTCACTCTTAACACTAGGTCTAAGCTCGAGGCACACTGAGCTGCTGTCTCTAGTTAAAAGGGCACCAGAGAAATAGAGACTGAACAAACCAAACACACTAAGACATACCTTTCATGGTTCACTTGCATTTGGTTCCCATCGGTCTTCAAGTTATTACCCAACCTTTCAACAAATTTTCTTGCTGCACTACTACATTCTCATTGTAATCTTTTCCAGTTACAAAGTGTAACAACTGCAAAATATTTCAGTAGACGATGGACATCTTAATTTAATTCTTCGGACTCTGCAGCCTAATAACTACAAGAAAACAGAATATCCCTTGTGGGAGTGAATAATTACCTCTCCCAAATGATGAAACACAATCCCAGAAGATTTTAAACTTCCTACTTAGACAAActtgtttttattgtttaaaaGATTAGATGTTCCAATTTGGACTGACTTTCAGAACTCCAAAGTTGATTCCTTTCAAACTCTGTTGTTCAAACAGCATGCATCAGTCAAAATAAACAGTATAGCaaccaaaataaaaagatgGAAGCAAGTCAGATAATTTAAGTTCACTCCTAAACAAAATTCATCATCCAGCATCACGACACCTTACAAAACTATTCAAAAAGCGGTAGTGATGAATAGAGTCCAAATCCCTAATTATTTTCACCCTAAGAAAGGCAAAAATTCTAGGCCAGTAACCTATGAAGAAATTAGTTCATCAGCCTCAGGTCCAACTGTAAATCTAGAGGCACTACAAAACCTAAATGCTGGGGTCCCGCAATCGAAGTCTACTCATCCCCATCCTCGATTCCAAGTTTTCCCTGTTCCCAGAAGACAACTTAGAGCACACTGCCAGAAACAGGTAGACATATATTCTACAATAATCACTCAATGCAAGTACATCAAGTCCCTCTAATGAGATACAGCAACTAATTCAGAAATGTGACGACACCCAAACATTTCAGAAGTATAACGTAGGCAAACGATCTATCAGCAGATAGCCGGACTACATGCATAACTGAATAGAAACTAGCCAGAATATTGCATTCATTTCATGAAAGCACAAATTTTCAGACAGAACTTCGATGCACAAAACTCAATCATACAACTTCAAACGATACacaaaaatactttttcaatGTTTATGGAAAAAGAACGCCACAGAAATATTAGCAAGGCCTATGATAGACCTCAGTAACAACAGTTTTGAGTTTAG
The DNA window shown above is from Solanum stenotomum isolate F172 chromosome 6, ASM1918654v1, whole genome shotgun sequence and carries:
- the LOC125867079 gene encoding GDSL esterase/lipase At4g01130-like: MMSCWFSSIVVWFILIIIIITTCNNLVESKCAFEAIFNFGDSNTDTGGFNAAFPSQGPPYGMTYFKRPTGRATDGRVIVDFLAQGLGLPFLSPYLQSIGSDFRHGANFATSASTVLMPQTSLFVSGVSPFYLGIQLQQFKLFKAKIDEFQSKGNTNLPPSDIFGKSLYTFYIGQNDFTGDLGSKGIGGVKEYLPQVVSQIVSTIKEIYGLGGRTFLVLNLAPIGCYPAFLVKLPHESSDIDECGCLISYNNAVVDYNNMLKDALAQTRKDLSDANVIYVDTHAVLLELFQHPTSHGLKYGNKACCGQGGGSYNFNQEVYCGNTKEVNGQTLSATACEDPYNYVSWDGVHATEAANKITANIILNDGSIFDPPFSLHKFCDIQPVG